One genomic segment of Macrobrachium rosenbergii isolate ZJJX-2024 chromosome 40, ASM4041242v1, whole genome shotgun sequence includes these proteins:
- the LOC136826024 gene encoding uncharacterized protein, translating into MKLNKWIVWWLAVSQIVNSLIQLRKGAIIKEHGKVKMIQDLAIVKIRRESIIDQREQLVQLSNHIQAGLHSVQDRNLYDMLSKLQSDIDSVMPRKVVKRSLIPFIGVALHNLFGVATDGNVEKLKERVAQLENWASEQGTVYNKVIGNVNQNQKMITVLKEFVNCALHNVSSEIARIHQTEMMEQLLIEASNFLLEYKELLNAIMMAGKTCCRLF; encoded by the coding sequence caaatggattgtttggtggttggcagtgagtcaaattgtgaactcactcatacaactaaggaagggagccatcatcaaggaacatggcaaggttaagatgatacaggacctagccattgttaagatacGGAGGgagtccattatcgatcagagagagcagttagtccagctgagcaatcacatacaggcaggattacacagcgtccaagatagaaatttgtacgacatgctctccaagttgcagagtgacattgatagtgttatgccaaggaaagtagtaaagcgatcactcataccttttataggcgtcgctttacacaatctctttggagtggcgacagatggtaatgttgaaaagctaaaggaaagagtggctcaacttgaaaattgggcttctgagcagggcactgtctataataaagtaataggaaatgtcaatcaaaatcagaaaatgatcacagtgctgaaagaatttgtgaattgtgcactccataatgtttcatcagaaattgctagaatccatcaaacagaaatgatggagcaactgctcatagaagcaagtaatttccttctggaatacaaggaattactcaatgcaatcatgatggcaggtaaaacctgctgtcgccttttctga